A window of Formosa sp. Hel1_31_208 contains these coding sequences:
- a CDS encoding septum formation initiator family protein: MLKYFKNIYVIIFIVFAVWMIFIDSNSLIIHKELNDDIKDLENEKAYYKNEIEKDKKAIKELSTDEGVEKLAREKYYMKKDNEDIYIIEYEDSLKLRNKDE; the protein is encoded by the coding sequence ATGCTAAAGTATTTCAAAAACATATATGTAATCATCTTTATAGTTTTTGCTGTATGGATGATATTCATTGATTCTAATTCATTAATTATTCATAAAGAATTAAATGATGATATTAAAGATTTGGAAAATGAGAAAGCCTATTATAAAAATGAAATCGAAAAAGACAAGAAGGCTATTAAAGAGTTAAGTACTGATGAGGGAGTCGAAAAACTTGCGCGTGAAAAATACTATATGAAGAAAGATAATGAGGACATTTACATAATTGAATACGAAGACAGCTTAAAACTTAGAAATAAAGATGAGTAA
- the udk gene encoding uridine kinase codes for MLIIGIAGGTGCGKTTVVNQILNELPEGEVGVISQDSYYKDTSHLSFEERIKINFDHPRSIDFELLEAHLRELRKGNPIEQPIYSFVKHNRTGDTIKTNPRKVMIVEGILILTHPELREMFDINIFVHADSDERLIRRLKRDISERGRNIDEVLNRYQNTLKPMHQQFIEPMKEYADIIIPNNKYNTVAVDIVKTIINEKLIN; via the coding sequence ATGCTTATTATTGGAATCGCCGGAGGAACAGGTTGTGGTAAAACAACTGTTGTCAATCAAATACTTAATGAATTACCAGAAGGTGAAGTTGGTGTGATTTCTCAAGATTCTTATTATAAAGACACATCTCATTTGAGCTTTGAAGAGCGCATTAAAATTAACTTTGATCATCCAAGATCCATAGATTTTGAGTTGCTAGAAGCACATCTAAGAGAATTGCGAAAAGGAAATCCTATAGAACAACCTATCTATTCTTTTGTAAAACACAATCGAACAGGAGATACCATCAAAACAAACCCGAGGAAAGTGATGATTGTTGAAGGCATTTTGATTTTAACACATCCTGAATTAAGAGAGATGTTTGATATCAATATTTTTGTGCATGCCGATAGCGATGAACGCTTAATTAGGCGTTTAAAACGTGATATTTCAGAACGCGGTCGCAATATTGACGAAGTTTTGAATCGCTATCAAAATACGCTAAAACCTATGCATCAACAGTTCATTGAGCCAATGAAAGAATATGCAGATATTATCATACCTAACAACAAATACAATACGGTTGCAGTTGATATAGTGAAAACCATTATCAACGAAAAACTTATAAACTAA
- the scpA gene encoding methylmalonyl-CoA mutase, with amino-acid sequence MRKNLEHITISLASKSDNNHSKPSFKTAEDIDLQYSYSEKDIESLKHLNFVAGIAPNLRGPYSTMYVRRPWTIRQYAGFSTAEDSNAFYRRNLAAGQKGLSVAFDLATHRGYDSDHERVVGDVGKAGVAIDSVEDMKILFDQIPLDKMSVSMTMNGAVLPIMAFYIVAAEEQGVSPEQLAGTIQNDILKEFMVRNTYIYPPTPSMRIISDIFEFSSQKMPKFNSISISGYHMQEAGATCDIELAYTLADGLEYIRKGLEAGMDIDTFAPRLSFFWAIGMNHFMEIAKMRAARMLWAKLVSQFNPKNQKSLALRTHCQTSGWSLTEQDPFNNVARTTIEAAAAAFGGTQSLHTNALDEAIALPTDFSARIARNTQIYLQEETHITKTVDPWAGSFYVEKLTDDIAQKAWSLIEEVEELGGMTKAIEAGIPKLRIEEAAARKQARIDSAQDIIVGVNKYRLDEEDPITTLEVDNQTVRTGQIKRLEQVKSSRNTKAVNKALSDLTEAARTGEDNLLELAVSAARERATLGEISDALELVFGRYKAQIKSFSGVYSKEIKDDESFKKARELADQFAEQDGRRPRIMIAKMGQDGHDRGAKVVATGYADVGFDVDIGPLFQTPYEAAKQAVENDVHILGVSSLAAGHKTLVPQVIDELKKYGREDIMVIVGGVIPKQDYQYLFDAGAVAVFGPGTKISDAAIKILNILID; translated from the coding sequence ATGAGAAAAAATCTCGAACATATAACAATTTCTTTAGCATCAAAGTCTGATAACAATCATTCAAAACCTAGTTTTAAAACTGCCGAAGATATCGATCTGCAATACTCATATTCAGAAAAAGATATTGAGTCATTAAAACATCTAAATTTTGTCGCTGGAATTGCACCTAATCTGCGCGGACCTTATTCTACTATGTATGTAAGGCGGCCTTGGACGATTCGTCAATATGCCGGTTTCTCTACCGCAGAAGATAGTAATGCCTTTTATAGAAGAAATTTAGCCGCTGGCCAAAAAGGATTATCTGTAGCATTTGATCTAGCAACCCATAGAGGTTATGATTCCGATCATGAACGAGTAGTTGGTGATGTCGGTAAAGCCGGTGTTGCTATTGATTCGGTTGAAGACATGAAGATTCTTTTCGATCAAATCCCATTAGACAAAATGTCGGTTTCCATGACCATGAATGGTGCCGTTTTACCTATTATGGCTTTTTATATTGTTGCTGCGGAAGAACAAGGTGTTTCGCCAGAACAGTTGGCAGGAACGATACAAAACGATATCTTAAAGGAGTTTATGGTACGTAATACTTACATCTATCCTCCAACGCCATCAATGAGAATCATTTCTGATATTTTTGAATTTTCAAGTCAGAAGATGCCGAAATTTAACAGCATTAGTATCTCTGGATATCATATGCAAGAAGCTGGTGCTACATGTGATATTGAGCTTGCCTATACCTTAGCTGACGGATTAGAATACATCCGAAAAGGACTCGAAGCTGGAATGGATATTGATACCTTCGCTCCTCGCCTATCTTTCTTCTGGGCCATAGGTATGAATCACTTTATGGAAATAGCTAAAATGCGGGCAGCTCGCATGCTTTGGGCAAAATTAGTCAGCCAGTTTAATCCGAAGAATCAAAAATCTCTCGCTTTAAGAACACATTGCCAAACCTCTGGTTGGAGTTTAACAGAACAAGACCCTTTTAATAATGTGGCGCGCACAACTATCGAAGCCGCTGCCGCTGCCTTTGGAGGCACACAAAGTTTGCATACCAATGCCTTAGACGAGGCCATTGCATTACCTACAGATTTTTCAGCACGCATTGCCAGAAATACACAGATTTATCTGCAAGAAGAAACACATATCACTAAAACCGTAGATCCGTGGGCTGGGAGTTTTTATGTAGAAAAACTTACAGATGATATCGCACAAAAAGCTTGGTCATTGATTGAGGAAGTTGAAGAACTTGGTGGTATGACTAAAGCTATAGAAGCTGGTATTCCAAAACTTCGTATTGAAGAAGCCGCAGCTCGCAAACAAGCGCGTATAGACTCTGCTCAGGATATCATTGTAGGTGTTAATAAATATCGCCTTGATGAAGAAGATCCAATCACCACGCTTGAAGTGGATAATCAAACGGTGAGAACCGGACAAATTAAAAGGTTAGAGCAGGTGAAATCCTCACGAAATACTAAAGCCGTTAATAAAGCACTTTCAGATTTAACAGAGGCAGCTCGTACTGGTGAAGACAACTTATTGGAGCTTGCCGTTAGTGCAGCGAGAGAACGCGCTACCTTAGGAGAAATTAGTGATGCACTAGAACTAGTATTCGGACGATATAAAGCACAAATTAAATCATTTTCAGGTGTGTATAGTAAAGAGATAAAAGACGACGAGAGCTTTAAAAAAGCTCGAGAACTGGCAGATCAATTTGCCGAACAAGATGGTCGTAGACCAAGAATTATGATTGCTAAAATGGGCCAGGATGGCCATGATCGTGGCGCTAAAGTAGTGGCTACTGGTTATGCCGACGTAGGCTTTGATGTCGATATTGGTCCGCTTTTCCAAACACCTTATGAAGCTGCTAAACAAGCAGTAGAAAATGATGTTCATATATTAGGCGTATCTTCCTTAGCTGCAGGACATAAGACACTTGTTCCTCAAGTGATAGATGAATTAAAAAAATACGGTCGCGAAGACATTATGGTAATCGTTGGAGGCGTTATTCCGAAACAGGATTATCAATATTTATTTGATGCTGGTGCAGTAGCTGTTTTTGGACCAGGCACCAAAATCAGTGACGCTGCAATAAAAATATTAAACATACTCATCGACTAA
- a CDS encoding GIY-YIG nuclease family protein — protein sequence MNCDVYILFSKLINSNYVGYICADLKERLRKHNTNHKLYTGRVNDWQLMYTESYINQRMKDSTLVFDNKYFFTVTQRLN from the coding sequence ATGAACTGTGACGTTTACATCCTTTTTTCGAAACTGATTAATAGTAATTATGTGGGTTACATATGTGCAGACTTAAAAGAGCGTTTACGCAAACACAATACGAATCACAAATTATATACAGGAAGAGTTAATGATTGGCAACTCATGTATACTGAAAGTTATATAAACCAAAGAATGAAAGACAGTACTTTAGTTTTTGATAATAAGTATTTCTTTACTGTGACTCAGCGTTTAAATTGA
- a CDS encoding methylmalonyl-CoA mutase subunit beta, which yields MSKQLFSDFSEVSSKQWKQKIQADLKGADYNATLIWHTNEGIDVKPFYHKDEFDQPLRTSRSKATAFKICQSIFVANTEKSNVKSLDAINRGAEAINFIIPSADVSVTELLKGIDLTSTPVSFTLKFLSLEFLKTIPSHNNLMLDIDIIGHLAKTGNWYHNLNEDHKLFESIVNQTNTFTVHSSLYQNAGANMVQQLAYSLAHLNEYFNHFEMILSDTQKQTTQIIFNVSVGTNYFFEIAKLKALRILYTTLANAYNFNNKCHINVTPSRRNKTIYDYNTNMLRTTTECMSAVLGGANWVTNLAYDAVYHKDNEFGERISRNQLLILKNESYFDKVDNPADGAYYIESLTTQLSEKALELFKTIEANGGFLSQLKDGAIQKKIKENALKEQTQFNTGDHVLLGTNTYPNPQDKMKDELELYPFIKHNPVKTLIEPIIEKRLAEALEQERLKTE from the coding sequence ATGAGTAAACAACTATTTAGCGATTTTTCAGAAGTTTCATCAAAACAATGGAAACAAAAAATACAAGCGGACCTCAAAGGTGCCGATTATAACGCTACTCTCATATGGCATACGAATGAAGGAATTGATGTAAAGCCTTTTTACCATAAAGATGAATTTGATCAACCTTTGAGAACATCAAGATCTAAAGCCACCGCGTTTAAAATCTGTCAGTCTATCTTTGTAGCAAATACTGAAAAATCTAATGTAAAGTCGCTCGATGCAATTAATAGAGGTGCAGAAGCGATTAATTTTATTATACCCTCCGCAGATGTTTCAGTAACTGAATTATTAAAAGGAATTGACCTTACTTCTACTCCCGTTAGTTTCACCTTAAAATTCCTATCCTTAGAATTTTTAAAAACAATTCCTTCTCATAACAACCTAATGCTAGATATTGATATTATTGGACATTTAGCTAAAACAGGAAATTGGTATCATAACCTTAATGAAGATCACAAGCTATTTGAAAGTATTGTAAATCAAACTAATACATTTACAGTTCACTCAAGTTTATATCAAAATGCTGGCGCTAATATGGTGCAGCAACTGGCTTATAGCTTAGCGCATCTTAATGAATATTTTAATCATTTTGAGATGATTTTAAGTGATACTCAAAAACAAACAACACAAATTATTTTTAACGTTTCAGTAGGAACAAATTACTTTTTTGAAATCGCAAAACTAAAGGCGCTACGGATACTTTACACTACACTTGCAAATGCATATAACTTTAATAACAAGTGCCATATCAATGTGACTCCGTCAAGGCGTAATAAAACGATTTATGATTACAACACTAATATGTTACGCACTACAACTGAGTGTATGAGTGCTGTTTTAGGTGGAGCGAATTGGGTTACCAACTTAGCATATGATGCCGTTTATCATAAAGACAATGAATTTGGTGAACGCATCTCACGTAATCAATTACTCATCCTGAAAAATGAAAGTTACTTTGACAAAGTCGATAATCCAGCCGATGGTGCCTATTATATTGAAAGTCTTACAACACAATTAAGTGAAAAGGCTTTGGAACTTTTTAAAACCATAGAGGCAAATGGAGGGTTTTTATCACAGCTAAAAGACGGTGCGATTCAAAAGAAAATTAAAGAAAATGCCCTCAAAGAACAAACACAATTCAACACAGGTGATCATGTGCTCTTAGGAACTAATACATATCCGAATCCACAAGATAAAATGAAAGATGAATTGGAGTTATACCCCTTTATCAAGCACAATCCCGTGAAAACGCTTATCGAACCTATCATCGAAAAACGACTCGCTGAAGCATTAGAACAAGAACGACTCAAAACTGAATAA
- a CDS encoding pitrilysin family protein, which yields MKLLSMLMVFFISLTAYAQETATVTTAISPSKEIPKNPNVKTGVLSNGLTYYIQNNGKPEDKVELRLAIKAGSILETEDQKGLAHFMEHMNFNGTTNFKKNELVDYLQGIGVEFGADLNAYTGFDQTVYILPIPSDDPEKLNKGFQILQDWAGGALLTEQDIDDERGVVIEEYRTRLGAATRMQSKYLDKIAHNSKYADRLPIGTKENLETFNYESLRNFQKDWYRPNLMAVIAVGDLDVETLEKKIKDNFSGLTNPENPKPREEFGSENHEGTFVAIEWDEEATGSQVQIYYKDKGKSEKTITLKDYRDNMVESLFTGMINNRLQEYSNKPNPPFIYGFSFHGGIIGNKDAYQSVAQTNETGQLEALKTLLEENERVKRFGFNDSELARAKKDYFARIERAYKDRDKQESGRMVNGYIQNFLRESPMPGIEWSYDFVQSQLPTIKLEEVNGLIKDFLHDDNRLVVLTGPKKDGLTKVTEKEVIDLLDSVKKSDIKGYEDKAVRSALMLNKPTKGSIASTSVNNEGKLNETTTITLSNGAKVTYKKTEFKNDEILFEAFSYGGTSLYSDAVLKETSSANGGLFEAGIDGLKKNDMTKVMSGKIASVRPYIGGLDEGMRGSATPQDLETMFQMIHLYFTKLDKDPEAFQSYISKQKAFLGNILSNPNVSFSIALGKFINEGNPRYTGFPTSEDLDNANYDLAYEKYKERFANAGDFNFYFVGNIDANQIADYAGTYIASLPGNSTREMYNVPTFRPNMSAREFTFNKGTEPKSQVNILFGGEVEYDVKEARAMSALGEILSIKLIEKLREEEGGVYGAGARGSIRKMPYGNFNFSISFPCGPENAEKLAAASIAELQKIIDNGPEAKDLDKVKQALLLTRKEQLEQNRFWLSVIKNADYNKSDLDNIINYEANVNALTTQDIHNVAKKYMQDGYLKAILLPEEN from the coding sequence ATGAAGCTACTAAGCATGCTTATGGTATTCTTTATTTCTTTAACGGCTTACGCTCAGGAAACTGCTACGGTTACCACAGCAATTTCACCTTCAAAAGAAATACCAAAAAACCCAAACGTAAAAACAGGAGTCCTAAGCAATGGCCTTACCTATTACATCCAGAATAATGGAAAACCAGAAGATAAAGTAGAACTGCGTTTAGCTATAAAAGCAGGTTCTATTTTGGAAACTGAAGATCAAAAAGGATTAGCACATTTCATGGAACATATGAATTTCAATGGAACAACTAACTTTAAGAAAAACGAATTAGTTGACTATTTACAAGGTATTGGTGTTGAATTTGGAGCAGATTTAAATGCTTATACCGGATTTGATCAAACTGTGTACATCCTTCCAATTCCAAGTGATGATCCCGAAAAATTAAATAAAGGGTTTCAAATACTACAAGATTGGGCTGGTGGTGCATTATTAACAGAACAAGATATCGATGATGAGCGTGGTGTTGTTATCGAAGAATATAGAACACGTCTTGGGGCAGCGACAAGAATGCAATCAAAATATTTAGATAAGATTGCTCATAACTCCAAGTATGCCGATCGATTGCCAATTGGTACTAAAGAAAACTTAGAAACCTTTAACTATGAAAGTTTGAGGAATTTTCAAAAAGATTGGTATCGTCCTAATTTAATGGCTGTAATAGCTGTTGGAGATTTAGATGTTGAAACTCTTGAAAAGAAGATAAAAGACAATTTCAGTGGTTTAACAAATCCTGAAAACCCAAAACCAAGAGAGGAATTTGGTTCAGAAAATCATGAAGGCACATTCGTGGCTATTGAATGGGATGAAGAAGCAACTGGAAGTCAGGTTCAAATTTATTATAAGGATAAGGGGAAATCTGAAAAAACCATAACCTTAAAGGATTACAGAGATAATATGGTTGAAAGTCTATTTACAGGTATGATTAATAATAGACTACAAGAATATAGTAACAAACCAAATCCGCCTTTCATCTATGGGTTTTCATTTCATGGTGGAATTATTGGTAATAAAGATGCATACCAATCGGTGGCGCAAACTAATGAAACAGGTCAATTAGAAGCATTAAAAACATTATTAGAAGAAAACGAGCGCGTAAAGCGTTTCGGTTTTAACGACTCAGAATTAGCGCGTGCTAAAAAGGATTATTTTGCAAGAATAGAGCGTGCATACAAGGACAGAGATAAACAAGAGTCTGGACGTATGGTAAATGGTTATATTCAAAACTTTTTAAGAGAAAGTCCAATGCCAGGTATTGAATGGTCTTATGATTTTGTACAATCACAATTACCAACGATAAAGTTAGAAGAAGTTAACGGATTAATTAAAGACTTCTTACACGATGACAACCGCTTAGTAGTCCTTACTGGACCTAAGAAAGACGGGCTTACAAAAGTAACCGAAAAGGAAGTCATTGATTTACTCGATAGCGTTAAGAAAAGTGACATCAAAGGCTATGAAGATAAAGCAGTTCGTTCAGCGTTAATGCTAAACAAACCAACTAAGGGAAGTATTGCTAGCACATCAGTGAATAACGAAGGAAAATTGAATGAAACCACAACAATCACTTTAAGTAATGGCGCTAAAGTAACTTATAAAAAGACAGAGTTTAAGAATGATGAAATTCTATTTGAAGCTTTTAGTTATGGTGGAACATCTTTATATTCTGATGCTGTTTTAAAAGAAACATCTAGCGCTAACGGCGGATTATTTGAAGCGGGTATTGATGGTTTAAAGAAAAATGATATGACTAAGGTCATGTCTGGTAAAATTGCTTCTGTACGACCTTATATAGGTGGTTTAGATGAAGGCATGAGAGGCTCGGCTACACCACAAGATTTAGAAACAATGTTTCAAATGATTCACTTGTACTTTACTAAATTAGATAAAGACCCAGAGGCTTTCCAATCTTATATTAGTAAGCAAAAAGCGTTTTTAGGAAATATTCTATCTAATCCAAATGTGTCGTTTTCAATTGCATTAGGAAAGTTTATAAATGAAGGAAATCCAAGATATACTGGCTTCCCTACTTCTGAAGATTTAGACAATGCAAATTACGATTTAGCTTATGAAAAATATAAAGAACGTTTTGCCAATGCAGGTGATTTCAATTTTTACTTTGTAGGTAATATCGATGCTAACCAAATTGCTGATTATGCCGGAACCTATATCGCATCACTTCCTGGGAATTCAACCCGAGAAATGTATAATGTGCCTACATTTAGACCTAATATGAGTGCGCGAGAATTCACTTTTAACAAAGGCACAGAACCAAAAAGTCAAGTGAATATTCTTTTTGGTGGCGAAGTTGAATATGATGTCAAGGAAGCTCGAGCAATGAGCGCATTAGGTGAAATCCTTAGTATAAAACTTATTGAAAAGCTAAGAGAAGAAGAAGGAGGCGTTTATGGCGCAGGCGCAAGAGGGTCTATTAGAAAAATGCCGTATGGTAATTTTAACTTTAGTATCTCCTTTCCTTGTGGACCTGAAAATGCCGAAAAATTAGCCGCTGCTTCAATCGCTGAACTTCAAAAAATCATTGATAATGGTCCTGAAGCAAAAGATTTAGATAAAGTGAAGCAAGCCTTATTACTAACAAGAAAAGAACAATTAGAACAAAATCGTTTTTGGTTATCTGTTATTAAAAATGCAGATTATAACAAATCAGATTTAGACAATATCATTAATTATGAAGCCAATGTGAATGCTCTTACAACTCAAGATATTCATAATGTCGCTAAGAAATATATGCAAGATGGGTACTTAAAAGCCATTTTATTACCAGAAGAAAACTAA
- a CDS encoding cytochrome c translates to MYTNFCVNCHLLNGKGVPKTSPPLAMSDYLMNNIEESIKGLKFGISGEISVNHEVYNNVMTVQGLSNDEITDVMNYILHSWGNSHDKLITEEEVSGIEP, encoded by the coding sequence ATCTACACTAATTTTTGTGTCAATTGTCACCTTCTTAATGGAAAAGGCGTGCCTAAAACTTCTCCACCTCTTGCAATGTCAGACTATTTGATGAATAATATTGAAGAAAGCATTAAAGGGCTTAAATTTGGAATATCTGGAGAGATTTCGGTTAATCATGAAGTCTACAACAATGTAATGACGGTTCAAGGTCTTTCCAATGATGAAATTACAGATGTTATGAATTACATATTGCATAGTTGGGGGAATTCTCATGATAAGTTAATAACTGAAGAAGAAGTTTCGGGAATTGAGCCCTAA
- a CDS encoding PQQ-dependent sugar dehydrogenase, producing the protein MKFTPQSLFLIGLFSLFACAQDKNPVNNKHSYEIIVPELSNPWGFAFLPDGSMLINEKAGNMIHFKNGKKSQIDGLPEVYIRGQGGLLDIKLHPNYNTNGWIYFTYASSEGEEKGGHTALMRAKLKNNVLVNKELLYKATPNTTRGQHFGSRIEFDDKGYLFFTIGERGNRDVNPQDITRDGGKVYRLNDDGTIPSDNPFVNTKNAKTAIFSYGHRNPQGMTIHPDTRELWTHEHGPKGGDEINIIKSGKNYGWPVITYGVNYIGTQITDETSRPGMEQPIHYWDPSIAPSGMAFISSDKYGDWKGNLLIGSLKFQYLDNCYLQDGKIVKEERLLDGLGRVRSVNQNPDGYIYVGIENLGIIKLIKN; encoded by the coding sequence ATGAAATTTACACCTCAATCTCTTTTTCTTATTGGTTTATTTAGTCTTTTCGCATGTGCTCAAGATAAAAATCCAGTCAATAATAAACACTCATACGAAATTATTGTGCCAGAATTATCTAATCCCTGGGGATTTGCTTTTTTACCTGATGGATCTATGCTTATTAATGAAAAAGCAGGCAATATGATACATTTTAAAAACGGAAAAAAATCACAAATTGATGGCCTTCCAGAGGTATATATTCGTGGGCAAGGCGGTTTATTAGACATAAAATTACACCCTAACTACAACACAAACGGTTGGATATATTTTACTTATGCTTCTTCCGAAGGAGAAGAAAAAGGAGGTCATACAGCTCTCATGCGAGCTAAGCTAAAAAATAACGTGCTTGTAAATAAAGAACTGCTTTATAAAGCGACACCAAATACAACTAGAGGTCAGCATTTTGGTTCTAGAATTGAATTTGATGATAAGGGGTATCTTTTTTTTACTATTGGCGAACGCGGTAACCGTGATGTGAATCCACAAGATATTACAAGAGACGGCGGGAAAGTATATCGTCTCAATGATGACGGCACTATTCCCTCCGATAATCCCTTTGTGAACACCAAAAACGCGAAAACTGCTATATTTTCTTATGGCCATAGAAATCCGCAAGGCATGACCATTCACCCGGACACTAGAGAGCTATGGACACATGAACATGGCCCCAAAGGTGGTGATGAAATTAATATTATTAAATCTGGAAAAAATTATGGCTGGCCTGTCATTACCTATGGTGTTAATTACATAGGTACTCAAATAACAGATGAAACTTCACGCCCAGGAATGGAGCAGCCTATCCATTATTGGGATCCATCTATTGCTCCAAGTGGTATGGCATTTATTTCTAGTGATAAGTATGGCGATTGGAAAGGTAATTTGTTAATTGGATCCTTAAAATTTCAATATTTAGACAATTGCTATTTGCAAGATGGGAAAATCGTAAAAGAAGAGCGTTTATTAGACGGACTTGGGCGCGTTAGATCTGTAAACCAAAATCCCGATGGATATATCTATGTGGGTATTGAAAACTTAGGAATTATAAAATTGATTAAAAATTAA
- a CDS encoding SAM-dependent methyltransferase, with the protein MNTALLNTEIQRFINANLDSDLSKLLLKGTDFGTVSTLEVIEQIEAKLKCKTKLPTWFKGEHIYYPNKLNIEQTSSEIAAEYKTKLLSGNSIIDITGGFGVDAFYFSKKFQHVTHCEINENLSIIAQHNFKQLGAITIEIMAQNGIEYLMSEPKTYDWIYIDPSRRHDNKGKVFFLKDCLPNVPEHLSRLFSYSNSILVKTSPLLDISLGIADLKHVKEIHILAIKNEVKELLWLLEKDFDNDITVITADIKDDATIGFSFLLKEENNFPLLISEPLDFLYEPNSAIMKSGGFKSITQHLKIPKLHQHTHLYTSAKLIDFPGRSFKIETIIPYNKKHIKALGLPKANLSTRNFPETVAQLRKKHRIKDGGNTYIFFTTNNMNERIVIVCSKVS; encoded by the coding sequence TTGAACACTGCACTATTAAATACTGAAATCCAACGATTTATTAATGCAAATTTGGATTCTGATCTATCAAAGTTACTTCTAAAAGGAACAGATTTTGGAACCGTAAGTACTTTAGAGGTAATTGAGCAAATAGAGGCTAAGCTAAAGTGTAAAACAAAGCTACCTACTTGGTTTAAAGGTGAACATATCTACTACCCTAACAAACTGAATATAGAGCAGACCTCTTCGGAAATTGCAGCGGAATACAAAACTAAATTGCTTTCTGGAAACTCCATTATTGATATTACTGGTGGATTTGGAGTTGATGCCTTTTATTTTTCAAAGAAATTTCAGCATGTGACACATTGCGAAATCAATGAAAACTTATCCATTATAGCCCAACATAATTTTAAACAATTAGGCGCAATAACTATTGAAATTATGGCACAAAATGGGATTGAATATCTGATGTCTGAACCTAAAACCTACGACTGGATTTATATTGACCCATCTAGGAGACATGATAACAAAGGAAAAGTTTTTTTTCTTAAGGATTGTTTGCCTAATGTGCCAGAACATTTATCAAGGCTCTTCTCTTATAGTAATAGCATACTTGTTAAGACATCTCCCCTTTTAGATATATCTTTAGGAATAGCGGACTTAAAGCACGTGAAAGAAATTCATATCCTGGCAATAAAAAATGAAGTAAAGGAATTATTATGGCTATTAGAAAAGGATTTTGATAATGATATCACAGTTATAACCGCAGATATTAAGGATGATGCAACTATTGGATTCTCATTCCTATTAAAAGAAGAAAACAACTTCCCATTACTCATAAGTGAGCCCTTAGACTTTCTTTACGAGCCTAACTCGGCAATAATGAAATCGGGCGGATTCAAAAGTATCACTCAGCATTTAAAAATCCCTAAACTACATCAGCACACACACTTATATACGAGTGCAAAGTTGATAGATTTTCCAGGAAGATCGTTCAAAATAGAAACTATAATACCTTACAATAAAAAACACATCAAGGCCTTAGGTCTTCCAAAAGCCAATCTAAGCACAAGGAATTTTCCTGAAACCGTTGCACAGCTTCGAAAAAAACATCGCATTAAAGATGGAGGTAATACCTATATCTTCTTCACAACTAACAATATGAATGAACGCATTGTTATAGTTTGTTCTAAAGTGTCTTAA